The Streptococcus sp. oral taxon 431 nucleotide sequence CGCAATGCTCGCAAATTCCTTGAAAAAGGGAATAAAGTGAAGGTATCCATTCGCTTTAAGGGGCGTATGATCACCCATAAAGAGATTGGTGCAAAAGTTTTAGCCGAGTTCGCTGAAGCAACTCAAGATATTGCTATCATTGAACAACGTGCTAAAATGGATGGACGCCAAATGTTCATGCAGTTGGCGCCAGCAACTGACAAAAAATAATTGTCAGAAAGTTAAATAAAGGAGAAAAAATCATGCCAAAACAAAAAACACACCGCGCATCAGCTAAACGTTTCAAACGTACAGGTTCTGGTGGACTTAAACGTTTCCGTGCTTACACTTCTCACCGTTTCCACGGAAAAACTAAAAAACAACGTCGTCATCTTCGTAAAGCATCTATGGTGCATTCAGGAGATTTCAAACGTATCAAAGCAATGCTTACTCGCTTGAAATAATCGCGTATTTGTAAGTAAACAATTCTAGGAAATATTTGGAGGAAATATAAATGGCACGTGTTAAAGGTGGCGTTGTATCACGCAAACGTCGTAAACGTATTCTTAAATTAGCAAAAGGTTACTATGGAGCTAAACACATCTTGTTCCGTACTGCAAAAGAACAAGTAATGAACTCTTACTACTATGCATACCGTGACCGTCGTCAAAAGAAACGTGACTTCCGTAAATTGTGGATCACACGTATCAATGCGGCAGCTCGTATCAACGGACTTTCATATTCACAATTGATGCATGGTTTGAAATTGGCTGAGATCGAAGTTAACCGTAAAATGCTTGCTGACTTGGCTGTTAACGATGCAGCAGCTTTCACAGCTCTTGCAGATGCAGCTAAAGCAAAACTTGGTAAATAATTATTCATAAGACTGGTGCAGGTTTGTTCCAGTCTTTTTTAAACAAAGGAGAAAAAAATGGCTTCTAAAATGCTACACACTTGCTTGCGAGTTGAAAATCTTGAAAAATCAATCGCTTTTTATCAAGATGCTTTTGCTTTTAAGGAATTACGTCGTAGAGACTTTCCAGACTATGCTTTCACTATTGTTTATCTTGGACTTGAAGGTGATGATTATGAGTTAGAGTTGACTTACAACTATGATCACGGACCTTATGTTGTCGGTGACGGTTTTGCTCACGTCGCCCTAAGTACACCTGACCTTGAGGCTCTTCATAAAGAACATAGCGACAAAGGCTATGAAGTGACAGCACCTAATGGACTTCCAGGGACTCAACCAAACTATTACTTTATCAAAGATCCAGATGGATACAAGGTAGAAGTAATTCGTGAAAATTCATTATAGTTCCTATCGAGTAGCTTCTATGCTACTCTTTTTTAGAATTTGTGGTAGAATGAAAGAAAAAGAATGGAGGCAAGGTCATGAAAGTTCATGTAAAAGATGATTTTTGGCAACTATTTCCAGATGCTCAAATCTCTGTATTGGTGGTAAAAGGTCTCAACAATACTATTGATGAGAGTGAGGATCCCTATTTTAAAGCTTTACTGGATGAAGGAACCCAAAAAGCCCGTACTTTTATAACAGATGAAAATTTCACTCAGAATGAAGTGATTCAAGAATGGCGTCAGGCATTCACTAAATTCAAAACTAAAAAAGGTGCTCGTTCTTCTATTGAAGCCTTATTAAAGCGTGTGAGTCAAGGAAGAGAATTTAATCCAATAAATCCTTTGGTAGATATCTATAATAGCGTCTCACTTTCTTACGCTGTTCCTTGTGGGGGAGAGGATTTAGCTAAGATTGTTGGTGACTTATGTCTTGGAAGAGCTCAAGGAAATGAATCCTTCTTTCCACTAGGGGCTGAAAGTGATGCTCCAGCCTTAGCAGATGAAATTATTTATTTTGATGAACAAGGCGCGGTTTGTCGGTGTTTAAACTGGCGTGAAGCCCAAAGAACCATGTTAACAGAAGAAACCAAAGATGCTGTTTTAGTCATTGAAGCTATCAATGAAGAACAGGCATCACGAGCTAGGGAAGCAATGCTAGAATTACATACTAAAATTGAGGAATATTTTGGTATCAGTGGTAAGATCAGCCACTTGACAGCTACAAATCCTATCCTAGAGGTAGAATAATGAATGGGAATCACAGTTAATTCAACTGTGGTTCTTTTTTCTACAAGGGAAGAAAGAAATTGTTTTTCTATTTTCTAAAATGGTATAATATAAGAAGAAAAAGGGAGGTGATAGCGAGTGATTGCACAACTTGATACAAAAACGGTTTATAGTTTTATGGAGAGTATGATTTCTATTCAGAAGTATGTTGACCAAGGGAAAGCATACGGCTACTCAGCACTTGGAATCATGGATGTTGACAACCTCTATGGAGCTTATTATTTTATCAAAGAGTGCCAAAAGCAAGGGATTCAGCCCTTATTAGGTCTTGAGATGACAGTTCATCATAAGGAGGAACTCCTCAACCTTCGATTTTTAGCCTTGTCAAATCGTGGTTATCGAAATCTCATGAAGCTTTCGACTCTAAAAATGACAGGTAAAAAAGAATGGACTGATTTTTCTCCCTATCTAGAAGATGTTTGTGTTATTGTTCCCTATTTCCATGAAATAGCTCACTTAGATTTGGGACATGATTATTATATCGGAGTGTATCCAGATACAGCTCAGTCGAATTTTTCTCACCCCATTCTCCCACTTTATCATGTTAATTCTTTCGAAGTTGAGGATTTAGAAACGCTCCAAATGCTCAAGGCGATTAAGGAGAATGTGACCTTGCGAGAGGTGGATGTTCAATCGCAACAAGGCTTGTTTTTACCTGCTGAGCGTCTTGAACAATTTTTTGTAGAAAAGTTTCCAAAAGCTTTAGACAATCTATCTGAACTGATTGGAGCAACTACTTATGAGATTGATAGTAGTCTCAAGCTTCCTCGCTTCAATCCAGAGAGACCAGCTGTTGAAGAGTTGCGCGAAAGATCTATTAAGGGCTTGGAACTGAAAGGCTTACTAGATTCAGTTTATCAGGCTCGTTTAGAAGAAGAGCTATCTGTGATTCATGATATGGGATTCGATGACTATTTCTTGGTTGTCTGGGACCTCTTACGTTTCGGTCGTTCTCAAGGATATTATATGGGTATGGGACGTGGATCTGCAGTTGGAAGTCTAGTGGCCTATGCCTTAGATATCACTGGTATTGATCCTGTAGCTAAAAATCTCATCTTTGAACGCTTTTTGAATCGTGAACGCTATACCATGCCCGATATCGATATTGATATTCCTGATATCTATCGTCCTGAATTTATCCGCTATGTTCGTGACCGCTATGGCAGTATTCACGCTGCTCAGATTGTCACCTACTCAACCTTTGGTGCTAAACAGGCCGTCAGAGATGTTTTTAAACGCTATGGTGTACCTGAGTATGAATTAACGGCTATTACCAAAAAAATCGGTTTCAAAGATACCTTAACAAGTGCCTATGAAGGTAATCTAGGCTTTAGACAACTGATTCAAGGTAAGATTGAGTACCAAAAGGCTTTTGAAATTGCTAAAAAGATAGAAGGCTATCCTCGGCAAACTTCTATCCACGCTGCTGGTGTTGTGATTAGTGATAAAAATCTAACGGACTATATTCCTCTTAAGTATGGAGAGGATATGCTCATTACCCAGTATGATGCTCATGGAGTTGAAGGAAATGGCTTGCTCAAAATGGATTTCTTGGGCTTACGAAACCTAACTTTTGCTCAAAAAATGCAGGAGCTCTTATTTGAAACTCAAGGAATTCAGTTAAGGATTGAGGAAATTGACCTTGAGGATAGGAAAACTTTAGCCCTCTTTGCAGCTGGGAAGACCAAGGGAATCTTTCAGTTTGAACAACCTGGTGCTATTCGCTTATTAAAGCGCGTGAAACCAGAAAGCTTTGAAGAAGTAGTGGCAACGACTTCCCTCAACAGACCGGGGGCGAGTGACTATATCGACAACTTTGTGGCTCGAAAACATGGTAAAGAAAAGGTAACAGTCCTTGATCCTGTGCTAGAAGATATTTTAGCTTCTACCTATGGTATCATGCTCTATCAAGAGCAGGTTATGCAAGTAGCCCAACGCTACGCTGGCTTTAGTCTTGGAAAGGCCGATATTTTACGTCGGGCTATGGGGAAAAAGAATGCTGCGGAAATGCATCAAATGCAAGAGAGTTTTATCCAAGGTGCCCTCGAAAAAGGTCATGGAAAGGAACAGGCTCAGCAGGTTTTTGCTGTCATGGAAAAATTTGCTGGTTATGGTTTCAACCGATCGCATGCTTATGCTTATGCGGCTTTAGCTTTTCAACTTGCCTACTTTAAAACACATTACCCAGAAATCTTTTATCAGGTCACGCTCAATTATGCTAGTGGAGATTATATTCTCGATGCCCTTGAAATGGGTTTTGAACTAACACCACTCTCTATCAATACAATCCCATATCAGGATAAATTGACAGACCAGACTATTTACTTGGGACTTAAGAGTATCAAGGGAATGCCTCGTGATTTTGCCTACTGGATTATCGAGCATCGTCCATTTAGCAGTGTTGAAGATTTTATCACACGATTACCCAAAAATTATCAAAAGATTAGCCTCTTAACTCCCCTAGTCGAGATTGGTTTATTCGATAGTTTCGAAAAAAATCGCCAAAAAATCTTATCCAACTTACCTACTTTATTTATTTTTGTGGAAGAATTGGGTAGTTTATTTGCAGATAATAGCTACAATTGGCTTGAGAGTGAGGATTTTACGCAAGTCGAAAAATTCCGTAAGGAACAGGAGTGGCTTGGGGTAGGTATCAGTCCGCATCCTCTATTGATCTTAGCAAAGAATCCTTTGTACCCAATTGTGAGTTTGTCTGAACTATTTGAAGGACAGACAGCTACAGTACTCGTTGAGATTCAGTCTATCCGAGTAATCAGAACTAAAAAAGGTGAAAATATGGCCTTTTTGAAAGTTAGTGATAGCAAATCAAATTTGGAAGTCACAGTTTTTTCTGACCAGTATCGCCAATTTAAAAATCTCTTACATGAAGGAAGATTCTACTACCTTAATGGAAAAGTACAGGCAAGAGATGGTCGGCTTCAATTAGTGTTAAATAATCTAAAAGAAGCAGTGAGTGAACGATTTTGGATACAGGCTGCTGATCATGAACATGATACTGAAATTTATCATATTTTAGAGCAATATAAGGGAGAAATTCCAGTCATCATTCGTTACGAAAATGAACAAAAAAATGTCCTTTTACCGAGTTATTTTGTTGCAAAAGATGTTAGTTTACAGGAATCTTTAAGTCAGATAGTTATGAAAACGATTTATCGTTAAAAATCAATGAAAATAAAAGAATTTTAACTTTAATTATGGTATAATCAGTTAGAATGTTAAAGAAAAAGGAGCAAAACCAAATGAAACGTATTGCTGTTTTGACTAGTGGTGGAGACGCCCCTGGTATGAATGCTGCTATCCGTGCAGTTGTTCGTCAAGCAATCTCAGAAGGAATGGAAGTTTTTGGTATCTATGATGGATACGCTGGTATGGTTGCCGGTGAAATTTATCCACTTGATGCAGCTTCAGTGGGAGACATCATTTCACGTGGTGGTACTTTCCTTCACTCTGCTCGTTACCCTGAGTTTGCAAAACTCGAAGGTCAACTTAAAGGGATTGAGCAGTTGAAAAAACACGGTATCGAAGGTGTCGTGGTTATCGGTGGTGATGGTTCTTATCACGGAGCTATGCGCTTGACTGAGCATGGATTTCCTGCTATTGGACTTCCAGGAACAATCGATAACGATATCGTAGGTACTGATTTCACAATCGGATTTGATACTGCAGTTACGACTGCAATGGATGCCATTGATAAGATTCGTGATACATCATCAAGTCACCGTCGTACTTTCGTAGTTGAAGTAATGGGACGTAATGCTGGAGATATCGCTCTTTGGGCTGGTATTGCAACAGGTGCTGATGAAATTATCATCCCTGAAGAAGGATTCAAGATGGAAGACATCGTAGCAAGTATCAAGGCTGGATATGAACACGGTAAGAAACACAACATTATCGTTTTGGCAGAAGGTGTTATGTCAGCGGCAGAATTTGGTCAAAAACTAAAAGAAGCTGGAGATACAAGCGACCTTCGTGTAACTGAACTTGGTCACATCCAACGTGGTGGATCACCAACTGCTCGTGACCGTGTATTGGCGTCACGTATGGGTGCACATGCTGTTAAACTCCTTAAACAAGGAATCGGTGGTGTCGCTGTTGGTATTCGCAATGAGAAAATGGTTGAAAATCCAATTCTTGGAACTGCAGAAGAAGGAGCTTTATTTAGCCTAACAGCTGATGGTAAGATTGTTGTTAACAACCCTCACAAAGCTGACCTTGAACTTTCTGACTTGAACAAGAGCTTGTCATAATCAACTTTAACTAATCTGGTAAAATGACCATAAAAGGTCGAATTATATAAAGGAGTCACAAAATCATGAACAAACGTGTAAAAATCGTTGCAACTTTGGGTCCTGCGGTAGAAATCCGCGGTGGTAAAAAATTTGGTGATGACGGATACTGGGGTGAAAAACTTGACGTTGAAGCTTCAGCTAAAAACATTGCTCAATTGATTGAAGCAGGAGCTAACACTTTCCGTTTCAACTTCTCACACGGTGACCACCAAGAACAAGGTGACCGTATGGCGACTGTTAAACTTGCAGAAAAACTTGCAGGTAAAAAAGTTGGTTTCCTTCTTGATACTAAAGGACCAGAAATCCGTACTGAATTGTTCGAAGGTGAAGCTAAAGAGTATTCATACAAAACTGGTGAAAAAATCCGTGTTGCAACTAAACAAGGAATCAAATCAACTCGTGAAGTGATTGCTTTGAACGTTGCTGGAGCACTTGACATCTATGATGATGTTGAAGTTGGTCGTCAAGTATTGGTTGACGATGGTAAACTTGGTCTTCGTGTTGTAGAAAAAGACGATGCAACTCGTGAATTTGTCGTTGAAGTTGAAAATGACGGTGTTATCGCTAAACAAAAAGGTGTAAACATCCCTAACACTAAAATTCCTTTCCCAGCTCTTGCTGAACGTGATAACGCTGATATCCGCTTCGGTCTTGAACAAGGTATCAACTTCATCGCGATCTCATTCGTACGTACTGCAAAAGACGTGAATGAAGTTCGTGCAATCTGTGAAGAAACTGGTAACGGTCATGTTCAATTGTTCGCTAAAATCGAAAACCAACAAGGTATCGATAACTTGGATGAAATCATTGAAGCTGCTGACGGTATCATGATCGCTCGTGGTGACATGGGTATCGAAGTACCATTTGAAATGGTTCCAGTTTACCAAAAAATGATCATCACTAAAGTGAACGCTGCTGGTAAAGTTGTTATCACTGCAACAAACATGCTTGAAACAATGACTGAAAAACCACGTGCAACTCGTTCAGAAGTATCAGACGTATTTAACGCTGTTATCGACGGAACTGACGCTACAATGCTTTCAGGTGAGTCAGCAAATGGTAAATACCCACTTGAGTCTGTTCGTACAATGGCAACTATCGATAAGAATGCTCAAACTCTTCTTAACGAATACGGACGTTTGAACTCAGATTCATTTGAACGTAACTCTAAGACAGAAGTTATGGCTTCAGCAGTTAAAGATGCTACAAACTCAATGGACATTAAATTGGTTGTAACTCTTACTAAGACTGGTCACACAGCACGTTTGATCTCTAAATACCGTCCAAATGCTGATATCTTGGCATTGACATTTGACGAATTGACAGAACGTGGATTGATGTTGAACTGGGGTGTTATCCCAATGTTGACAGAAGCTCCATCATCAACTGATGACATGTTCGAAATTGCTGAACGTAAAGCAGTTGAAGCAGGTCTTGTACAATCTGGTGACGACATCGTTATCGTTGCAGGTGTGCCACTTGGTGAAGCAGTTCGTACTAACACAATGCGTATCCGCACTGTACGTTAATCTAATATTAAAAAGCCTATCATATCAAGCTTTCTAGCTTGTGTGATAGGTCTTTTTTTGTGACGAGGTGCAAAATATATCATCTTCCTTTCAATGCTAAGGTATATAATACAGCTTGTCCTGTAACTTTTGCTGTAATTATAGATTGCAATGGTCATCTTTCTATCTTTATGACTAAACCTAGCTAGGATTTTTTGGATAATAAGTCTATAAGTGTATGATTGAGGCTTGAGCTTATTACTGTTTGTGCAGAAAGGATTGCTAAAAGATAGGGTTTAGTAGTGTTTAGGAAAATAAAAAAGCTCTCTGGAAAAACCAGAAAGCTTGAGAGGCATCTCCATGTGAGAAATCGGTTCACACAATTTCTCAAGGTCCGCTCCTGCGTTATGACCTCCTTTGCTCAATAGTAGCTCTCGCTACATATCGACTCATCGCAAATTTTATTTTACTATAAGGTCGAAAAAAAGTCAATAAAAAAGTTCCTATAAAAAGGAACTGTTAAAGAATGCTAATTGCCGGGATCGAACCGGCGACCTCATCCTTACCATGGATGCGCTCTGCCTACTGAGCTAAATCAGCTTACTTAAAAAGTATACTATAGAATCAAATCTTTGTCAATAAAATGTTTTATTTAAAAGTAATCAGCTGTCAGTCAAACTAAAATGGCTTAAGAGAATATCCCTCAGCCATTTTATTCTAACCTAATTAATTTTGTTTTTTTCTGGATTCCAGATAAAACTTGCGATAAAGCTAAAGATGATGGTAACAATTGCAACTAAGACAGCAAGAATCAGTGCTGGTATGCGAATAAACCACCACAAAGGATTTGGTTTTTTATTTGTATGCCATTGTTTTGTTTCCTCATCCAGACGTTGGAATTCTGATTGGATACGTTCAGCAACCACCTCAATTCCTTCATCATTCATTTTCTTAATGTCTGAGATATCGATAGGATTTCCGAAGTTCATATCGACACGTTCACGACTGATGAGTCCTTTTAAGGTCATTGGACCAGTATAAGTAACTGGCATGATGCGAACCTTGGCCATTTTAGCAATCAGAGCTACGCCACCTTTTACATCGTTAGAATGACGACTACCGCTTGGAAACATGATGAGAGATCGGTCGCTCTTTTTAAGAACATTGATAGGATACTTAATGGCAGAAGCACTAGGATTTTCCCGATCAATAGGAAAGGCACCACACATACGAATCCACCAACCAAAGATTCGGTTGGAGAAAAGTTCCTTTTTAGCCATAAAAACAAACTGTTTCGGTTTGGTCGCAAATGCCATGTAGACAGGATCCCACCAGGTACGATGGGGAGCGACTAGGATATAGTTTTCATCTTGACTCGGAATTTTATTGGTATTATGATAATGAGCATTACCGTTGATAGACCAGAGAATCAACATAACGAGCCCACGAAGATAAGTATAAAACATGGTGTCTCCTTCAAATTTCTTTCTTTTATTATACCTTATCGTTGTAGGACAGGCAAATTTTTTTGTATAGGCGGAAAAGCTCTTTATATGAAATTAGAATTATTCAAAAAAAAATGATATGATAGAGATTATGGATAAA carries:
- the rpmI gene encoding 50S ribosomal protein L35, whose amino-acid sequence is MPKQKTHRASAKRFKRTGSGGLKRFRAYTSHRFHGKTKKQRRHLRKASMVHSGDFKRIKAMLTRLK
- the rplT gene encoding 50S ribosomal protein L20, whose amino-acid sequence is MARVKGGVVSRKRRKRILKLAKGYYGAKHILFRTAKEQVMNSYYYAYRDRRQKKRDFRKLWITRINAAARINGLSYSQLMHGLKLAEIEVNRKMLADLAVNDAAAFTALADAAKAKLGK
- the gloA gene encoding lactoylglutathione lyase, with the protein product MASKMLHTCLRVENLEKSIAFYQDAFAFKELRRRDFPDYAFTIVYLGLEGDDYELELTYNYDHGPYVVGDGFAHVALSTPDLEALHKEHSDKGYEVTAPNGLPGTQPNYYFIKDPDGYKVEVIRENSL
- a CDS encoding B3/B4 domain-containing protein, coding for MKVHVKDDFWQLFPDAQISVLVVKGLNNTIDESEDPYFKALLDEGTQKARTFITDENFTQNEVIQEWRQAFTKFKTKKGARSSIEALLKRVSQGREFNPINPLVDIYNSVSLSYAVPCGGEDLAKIVGDLCLGRAQGNESFFPLGAESDAPALADEIIYFDEQGAVCRCLNWREAQRTMLTEETKDAVLVIEAINEEQASRAREAMLELHTKIEEYFGISGKISHLTATNPILEVE
- a CDS encoding DNA polymerase III subunit alpha: MIAQLDTKTVYSFMESMISIQKYVDQGKAYGYSALGIMDVDNLYGAYYFIKECQKQGIQPLLGLEMTVHHKEELLNLRFLALSNRGYRNLMKLSTLKMTGKKEWTDFSPYLEDVCVIVPYFHEIAHLDLGHDYYIGVYPDTAQSNFSHPILPLYHVNSFEVEDLETLQMLKAIKENVTLREVDVQSQQGLFLPAERLEQFFVEKFPKALDNLSELIGATTYEIDSSLKLPRFNPERPAVEELRERSIKGLELKGLLDSVYQARLEEELSVIHDMGFDDYFLVVWDLLRFGRSQGYYMGMGRGSAVGSLVAYALDITGIDPVAKNLIFERFLNRERYTMPDIDIDIPDIYRPEFIRYVRDRYGSIHAAQIVTYSTFGAKQAVRDVFKRYGVPEYELTAITKKIGFKDTLTSAYEGNLGFRQLIQGKIEYQKAFEIAKKIEGYPRQTSIHAAGVVISDKNLTDYIPLKYGEDMLITQYDAHGVEGNGLLKMDFLGLRNLTFAQKMQELLFETQGIQLRIEEIDLEDRKTLALFAAGKTKGIFQFEQPGAIRLLKRVKPESFEEVVATTSLNRPGASDYIDNFVARKHGKEKVTVLDPVLEDILASTYGIMLYQEQVMQVAQRYAGFSLGKADILRRAMGKKNAAEMHQMQESFIQGALEKGHGKEQAQQVFAVMEKFAGYGFNRSHAYAYAALAFQLAYFKTHYPEIFYQVTLNYASGDYILDALEMGFELTPLSINTIPYQDKLTDQTIYLGLKSIKGMPRDFAYWIIEHRPFSSVEDFITRLPKNYQKISLLTPLVEIGLFDSFEKNRQKILSNLPTLFIFVEELGSLFADNSYNWLESEDFTQVEKFRKEQEWLGVGISPHPLLILAKNPLYPIVSLSELFEGQTATVLVEIQSIRVIRTKKGENMAFLKVSDSKSNLEVTVFSDQYRQFKNLLHEGRFYYLNGKVQARDGRLQLVLNNLKEAVSERFWIQAADHEHDTEIYHILEQYKGEIPVIIRYENEQKNVLLPSYFVAKDVSLQESLSQIVMKTIYR
- the pfkA gene encoding 6-phosphofructokinase — translated: MKRIAVLTSGGDAPGMNAAIRAVVRQAISEGMEVFGIYDGYAGMVAGEIYPLDAASVGDIISRGGTFLHSARYPEFAKLEGQLKGIEQLKKHGIEGVVVIGGDGSYHGAMRLTEHGFPAIGLPGTIDNDIVGTDFTIGFDTAVTTAMDAIDKIRDTSSSHRRTFVVEVMGRNAGDIALWAGIATGADEIIIPEEGFKMEDIVASIKAGYEHGKKHNIIVLAEGVMSAAEFGQKLKEAGDTSDLRVTELGHIQRGGSPTARDRVLASRMGAHAVKLLKQGIGGVAVGIRNEKMVENPILGTAEEGALFSLTADGKIVVNNPHKADLELSDLNKSLS
- the pyk gene encoding pyruvate kinase, which codes for MNKRVKIVATLGPAVEIRGGKKFGDDGYWGEKLDVEASAKNIAQLIEAGANTFRFNFSHGDHQEQGDRMATVKLAEKLAGKKVGFLLDTKGPEIRTELFEGEAKEYSYKTGEKIRVATKQGIKSTREVIALNVAGALDIYDDVEVGRQVLVDDGKLGLRVVEKDDATREFVVEVENDGVIAKQKGVNIPNTKIPFPALAERDNADIRFGLEQGINFIAISFVRTAKDVNEVRAICEETGNGHVQLFAKIENQQGIDNLDEIIEAADGIMIARGDMGIEVPFEMVPVYQKMIITKVNAAGKVVITATNMLETMTEKPRATRSEVSDVFNAVIDGTDATMLSGESANGKYPLESVRTMATIDKNAQTLLNEYGRLNSDSFERNSKTEVMASAVKDATNSMDIKLVVTLTKTGHTARLISKYRPNADILALTFDELTERGLMLNWGVIPMLTEAPSSTDDMFEIAERKAVEAGLVQSGDDIVIVAGVPLGEAVRTNTMRIRTVR
- a CDS encoding lysophospholipid acyltransferase family protein; this encodes MFYTYLRGLVMLILWSINGNAHYHNTNKIPSQDENYILVAPHRTWWDPVYMAFATKPKQFVFMAKKELFSNRIFGWWIRMCGAFPIDRENPSASAIKYPINVLKKSDRSLIMFPSGSRHSNDVKGGVALIAKMAKVRIMPVTYTGPMTLKGLISRERVDMNFGNPIDISDIKKMNDEGIEVVAERIQSEFQRLDEETKQWHTNKKPNPLWWFIRIPALILAVLVAIVTIIFSFIASFIWNPEKNKIN